TAATGAGTACCTCTGGCGGCTCTGTAATCGCAGTCTCTTTTTCACATTTTGGTCTTTCCTTCTCTTCTTTTTGAGGTTCCATTTTGCGCTCCTGGTGATGGAATTCCTCTCTCAGACACGCAATCTTTTTCTTTTGTTCCTCCCGAATCTCTCTTATCTGGTGTAAGACTGCTAGCATCAGCAACGCAAGGACGATTTCACCTGCTATCGCAATATAATAAGCGGCCTGCACCATATCACTCCTTTCTCCTTATCTTAGAACTCTTTTTGACTGTCTTTTCATCAAGCCCATTTCCACTTCTGACATCCTAATTATTAACTCCTGATATCCTAACTATTATAGGAAACTTTTCTTCCCCTGAAAAGAGGACAGACCCTACATCTCGCCGCAAGTTACGACAAGATAGGACCTGTTAATCTGAAATCTGATTTTCTTCGTCATATGGCACCAGATATCCCGAAATGCAAAAACCATATTCCGCATTTACCTGAATCAATCTGTTAAACGAACTTTCCGTGATAATCTGAAGCAGTGCCCTTGTACTTGTATATTTTCGAACCGGGCAAACCCAATAAATCATGTCACTTCCATGAATTAATTTTAAAATCTGGGAATTCCAGTATTCTTCCACGCAACAGTTTGGAAGCCCAATCGCGCGAACCTGATTGCGAATCTCCCAAAAACGCATTGCTATATCGGAAAAATATCTCCTTAAATTGATATTTCCCAGCAATAACGTACCATACCGTGCATATTGAAACGAATGTTTTTTCTGATTTTGCATGACATCATGGTCATGGTGATATTGGCAAGCCATACTGCAGGACGAACCGTCATTCGGAATATACGACATACAGGAACGGCTGCTGTGAAATACTTTTCCTGTCATCATGCTCTTAATCTGCGTCGGATGGTCGTAGAGCGGTCCGTGATACATCACAATCGAACCATAGGCATCTCTGCCAAAACTTTTTAAGAAAAGTTCAGTTGCTTCCCCAACTTTTCCCTGATCAATCTCTTCCTTCCACTTCTCGCGCACAAGCTTGGAAATCTGTGTAATATCCGGTCCATACACACCAAAATAGAAAATCCACTGATTCTCAAATATGTAGCCAGCATGCACCACCGGCACATGCACACCCTCCATCTCGTCCACCAGATTTTGAACTGTCTCATCGACAGCCTCAAAATGAATCCCGGTTGTAAGAGACGCATCTACATTCGATATCGGCGTTCCATTTTCATAAAGAAAATAAATATGTTCCACATTCTTTTCTTTCAAAAAATGATAGGGCGCATCTAAAAACTGTATCATTTCTTTTCTTCTTCCAAATGCGTTTGGCATGCATTCTGCAATCATCAGCCTTTGAATCGGCGTCAGATAAGGAAGTATCACGGTTTTGACATGCTTTTGTTCCAGCAGGACAAAAAGTCTTCTAATATAGGACAGGGAATAAGAGGCCAGCACAAAAAGATCCACTGCCACTTCCCCGGTTCCCTGTCTTTTTAAAATTTCAATATCATACTCATCGCTCTGATATTGTTCCTGTCTGACGTAATTTTGCGAATAACTTCCCGCAGCATAAATAAAATTCGTATAACGCTCCATCGAGCGGTCAAAAATACATCCAGACTGAACAATCCCGTCTCTTTCGTTCTCAAATAATGTTCGGAAATAGTTTGCGAGCACCTAAAGAGCCTCCCCATTAAAAACAACTATGTTATGTTTTCATTTTAGCCAATATTTCTATTTTTACAAGTCTTTTCTTGACTTTTGTGCATAAGGGTATTATAAATAGGAAGAGTTTTGTACTTATGATTGGTGCAGAAACCGCAAAATTCAAAAGAGAATTTTTCGATTTTAAAATCGCATATTATATAGAAGAAAGGACACGATTATCCTATGAAAAAAATTGTTATGACTGGCGGTGGAACCGCAGGACATGTTACACCAAATATTGCTTTAATGCCTGCTTTAAAAGAAAATGGCTATGAAATTTCCTATATCGGTTCTTATGCCGGAATGGAAAAACAGTTAATCGAAGAACAGAACATCCCTTATTACGGCATCTCATCGGGAAAACTGAGACGTTATTTTGACTGGAAAAACTTTTCCGACCCATTTAAGGTATTAAAAGGATACGGTCAGGCTGTACGCCTTTTGAAAAAATTAAAACCGGACGTAGTCTTCTCAAAAGGTGGCTTTGTTTCTGTTCCGGTTGTGCTTGCCGCAAAACGCTGCAAAATCCCGGCTATTATTCATGAATCGGATCTCACACCAGGCCTTGCAAACCGCCTTGCCATTCCTAGTGCAAGCAAAGTTTGCTGCAACTTCCCGGAAACCATGAAATATCTCCCGGAGGGTAAAGCTGTCCTAACCGGCTCCCCAATCCGCCAGGAACTTCTCTCCGGCAAAAAGGAAGCCGCTATTTCTTACTGTGGATTTGAGGGAAGAAACCTTCCTGTTATCCTGATTGTAGGCGGAAGCAGTGGATCTAAAGTAATCAACTCCGCTGTCCGCGCCATCCTTCCTGAATTACTGGACCACTTCTCCATTATTCACCTTTGTGGAAAAGGAAACCTAGATGAATCTTTGAAAAATCTGGAAGGCTACGCACAGTTTGAATATGCAAAACAGGAATTAACCGACATGTTCGCCTTAAGTGACCTTGTTATCTCCCGTGCCGGTGCAAATTCAATCTGTGAACTGTTAGCACTTCATAAGCCAAATATTTTAATTCCACTCTCCGCAGCAGCAAGCCGTGGCGACCAGATTTTAAATGCAAAATCTTTCAAGGCACAGGGATTTAGTTATGTGATTGAAGAGGAATCTT
This genomic window from Roseburia sp. 831b contains:
- a CDS encoding undecaprenyldiphospho-muramoylpentapeptide beta-N-acetylglucosaminyltransferase, translating into MKKIVMTGGGTAGHVTPNIALMPALKENGYEISYIGSYAGMEKQLIEEQNIPYYGISSGKLRRYFDWKNFSDPFKVLKGYGQAVRLLKKLKPDVVFSKGGFVSVPVVLAAKRCKIPAIIHESDLTPGLANRLAIPSASKVCCNFPETMKYLPEGKAVLTGSPIRQELLSGKKEAAISYCGFEGRNLPVILIVGGSSGSKVINSAVRAILPELLDHFSIIHLCGKGNLDESLKNLEGYAQFEYAKQELTDMFALSDLVISRAGANSICELLALHKPNILIPLSAAASRGDQILNAKSFKAQGFSYVIEEESLTDDTLKEAIHEVFAHKEDYINAMKKSNQMNSIDTILSLIKEVSLKK